CAGCCGGGCCCGACCTCGACGACCTTGCCGTCCGCATCGGCCAGCCAGGGGATCTGACGGCTCAGGGCGAAGGCGTAATGATACAGACTTTCATAGGTTTTCGATGCATTCCTCTGCGGCATGAGTAAATTTTCTCGAATTAACTCATGGGAAGAAGTGAAGCCAACATCCTCATTCCAACGCATACAGGAAACCGAAACGCCTCGAATATCGAATGAATTCTTGGCCGATAACGCAATGTCTGTCCATTAGGAGAAATGGACTAACGCGGTCTTTCCAAGCGCGTGGAGCTGCCGTTTTTTATTGATGATTTATTGATAAGGTTAAGAGACGTACGAGCGCCGATGCTCGCATGTGGCGAGTTGTGAGGCCGAGAACCGGGCTCGCAATGGTCTCCTGACGGCATCCTGGCCGATATGCTCCACCGCCCGATCAGGTGCAGGGCGGCGAGAGTTCCGTTCGAAGTGTCGAAAACTCTGGGAAGAGAGCCTTTTGCGTTCGACGTTCTAACCTTCTTCCCCCGTCACGCCGGCGGCGTCCTGGGCCTTCAGGACATCGGGGCGCGGCATCGAGATGATGTTGTAGCCGGAATCCACGTAATGGATCTCGCCGGTCACGCCGTTCGAGAGGTCGGAGAGCAGGTAGAGGGCCGAGCCGCCGATATCCTCGATGGTCACCGTGCGGCGCAGGGGGGCGTGAGCCTTCTGGTAGGTGAACATGAGGCGGGCATCCGAGATGCCGGCGCCGGCGAGCGTGCGCACGGGGCCGGCCGAGATCGCGTTGCAGCGGATGCCTTTCGGGCCGAGATCGGACGCGATGTAGCGCATGGAGGCTTCGAGCGCCGCCTTGGCCACGCCCATCACGTTGTAGTTCGGCATGACCCGGGTGGAGCCGCCATAGGTGAGGGTCAGAAGCGAGCCCCCGTTCCTCATGCGCTTGGCGGCGCGCTGGGCGATCTCCGTGAAGGAGAAGCAGGAGATCACCATGGTGCGGGAGAAGTTCTCCCGGGTGGTGACGTCCACATAGGAGCCCTTGAGCTGCGACTTGTCGGAGAAGCCGATGGCGTGGACCACGAAGTCGAGGCCGTCCCAGGTCCTGTCGAGGGTCTCGAACACCGCGTCGACGGACGCGATATCCTCCACGTCGCAGGGAATGACGAGTTCGGAGCCGAGCGACTGCGCCAGGGGAGCGACGCGCTTGCCCAGGGCTTCGCCCTGATAGGTGAAGGCGAGCTCCGCCCCGTGCTGGGCCAGGGTCTTGGCAATGCCCCAGGCGATGGAATGGTCGTTGGCGACGCCCATGATGAGGCCGCGCTTTCCTTGCATCAGACCGGTCACTTGGGTCCCCCTGTGCATCGGCTCCATCGTGCGACGCCAATTGTTATGAAAGTGTGCATCGCGAGCCGGAAGAATGGTGTCGGTGAGCGTGTCCATGCGAAGTCCCCCAGGAATGAATCGGGGCATCGCATGGAGCCGTCTCAGGTTTATGACAGAGTCTTATCCGTTGTGGCGGCTGAAGACGAGTGTGGCATTGGTGCCGCCGAAGCCGAAGGAGTTCGACAGGACCGTGTCGATCTTGGCGTCGTCGATGCGCTTGCGGACGATGTTCATGTCGGCGAATTCCGGATCGAGCTCGTCGATATGGGCGCTCTCGCAGATGAAGCGGTTGTTCATCATCAGGAGCGAATAGATCGCCTCCTGCACGCCGGTGGCGCCGAGCGAGTGGCCGGTGAGCGATTTCGTCGCAGAGATCGGCGGGCACTTGTCGCCCGAGCCGAAGACCTGACGGATCGCCTCGATCTCCTTCTGGTCGCCCACGGGGGTCGAGGTGGCGTGCGGGTTGATGTAGTCGATCGGGTTATGGACGTCCTTGAGGGCCATGCGCATGCAGCGGATCGCGCCTTCGCCCGAGGGAGCCACCATGTCGTAGCCGTCCGAGGTCATGCCGTAGCCGACGATCTCGCCGTAGATGCGGGCGCCGCGGGCCTTGGCGTGCTCCAGCTCCTCCAGCACCAGCACGCCCGCGCCGCCGGCGATGACGAAGCCGTCGCGGTTGGCGTCATAGGCGCGGGAGGCCCGGGCCGGGGTGTCGTTGTACTTGGTGGACATGGCCCCCATGGCGTCGAAGAGGTTGGACATGGTCCAGTCCAGGTCCTCGCAGCCGCCGGCGAACATCACGTCCTGCTTGCCGTACTGAATCATCTCGTAGGCATTGCCGACGCAGTGATTCGAGGTCGCGCAGGCGGACGAGATCGAATAGTTCACGCCCTTGATCTTGAACCAGGTCGCGAGGGTGGCCGAGGCCGTGGAGGACATCGCCTTCGGGACGGCGAAGGGGCCGATGCGCTTCGGGCCTTTGTCGCGGGTGATGTCGGCCGCTTCCACGATCACCCGGGTGGACGGACCGCCCGATCCCATGATGATGCCCGTACGCTCGTTGGAGATCTCGCTCTCCTCCAGGCCCGCGTCCCGGATCGCCTGGTCCATGGCCACGTGGTTCCAGGCGGTGCCCCGGGCGTGGAAGCGCATGGCGCGGCGGTCGACGATCTCCTCCGGGTTCAGGCTGGGAGCGCCGTGAACCTGGCAGCGGAAGCCGTATTTCGTATAATCTTCGGCCTTGCTGATCCCGGACTTCGCTTCACGCAGAGAGGCAAGCACCTCCTGCGTGTTGTTGCCGATGGACGACACGATGCCCATTCCGGTGACGACGACGCGCCTCATAGCCTACCTCTTCAAAGGATCTTCTGTTGTCTGCCTTAGCGGTTCAACACGTAAGGTCGATCCTGCTCATTCTCAACACTGAGCCATGCGAATGGGATGAAAGCGTGATCCCAAGGAAGGCCCCGCCGTTTCGCGGCAGGGTCGGTTCTTTAAAAAAGAATACGCTTTGTCAATAGGATGGGACAGGAACTGACCTTTGGTCAGCGCCCGAATTCTAGCCGCCTGCGGCCGCATCCGCCTGGAACAGGCCGACGCGCATGTCCTTGGCCTCGTAGATCCGGCGCCCGTCGGCCTCCAGCCAGCCGTCGGCGATGCCGAGCACCAGCTTCGAGCGGAAGACGCGCTTGAGGTCGACGCCGTAGACCACTTTCTTGACCGTCGGCAGCCCCTGGTCGGAGAACTTCCCCTCGCCGACGCCGAGCGCCCGTCCGCGTCCGGGCGAGCCGCCCCAGCCGAGGAAGAAGCCCGTCATCTGCCAAAGGGCATCCAGCCCCAGGCAGCCCGGCATCACCGGGTCGCCCTTGAAATGGCAGGGGAAGAACCAGAGATCCGGCCGCACGTCGAGTTCCGCCAGCACATGGCCCTTGCCATAGGCGCCGCCATCCTCGCCGATGGAGGTGATGCGGTCGAACATCAGCATGGGCGGGAGCGGCAGTTGCGCGTTGCCGGGACCGAACAATTCTCCGCGCCCGCAGGCAAGGAGCTCTTCATAAGTAAAGCTGGACTGGCGGGCCATTCCGGATGCCGATCCTTTCATCGCGTCTTCAACAAGCGGTCCCGAGACGGTCTCGGGACCTGGGTGCGGGCTCTGGTAGCACAGGCTTGGCGATCCATCAAAGGGACCTGAGCGGGGATTTTCACCGTTGCGGGAACCGGTGCCGCGCCCGGGGCAACCTTGCGGTAATCCTCTCGCTTTCCTATGATTGTGATGGTAGAAGCGCCCATCCGTTCATTCAGTTCCTCCGATGACCGATCCTTTGTCCGCCTATATCGAGTCCACCACCGCTCCGCATCGGAAGGGTTGCCCCGTGTCCGAATTGCGGGACAAGCTGCGCCGCGTGGGCCTGCGCCCGACCCGGCAGCGCGTGTCCCTGGGCTGGCTCCTGTTCGGCAAGGGCGACCGGCACATCACGGCTGAAATGCTCTTCGACGAGGCGTCCCGCGCCCGCGTCCCGGTCTCGCTGGCGACCGTCTACAACACCCTGCACCAGTTCACGGAAGCCGGCCTCCTGCGCCAGCTCTCGGTGGACGGGGCCAAGGCCTATTTCGACACCAACCCGACCGAGCATCACCACTTCTTCCTGGAGGAGGAAGGCGAGCTCGTCGACATGCCCGAGACCGCCGCCGTCAGCGTGGCCGACCTGCCCGAGCCTCCCGCCGGCATGGAAGTGGCCGGCGTCGAGGTCATCGTGCGCCTGCGCCGCAAAGGCGCCTGAGTCGCCGCTTCGCTCACGTTCCAAAGAGCGGCTTCCGGTCCGTAAAAGATGCCGCTCAGCCATAGCCTCGCCGCCCTTCTCGTCACGGCCATCTGGGGCCTGAGCTTCGTGGTCATCAAGCTCGGGGTCGGCACCATGCCGCCCCTGCTGCTGGCGGCGCTCCGCTTTCTCTTCGCCGCCTTGCCGGCCGTCTTCTTCGTGCCGCGCCCCAAGACCGATTGGCGGAACGTGATCGCCTACGGCTTTTTCCTCGGGGTCGCCCAGTTCGGGCTGCTGTTCGCGGCGATCAGCCTGGGAATGCCGGCAAGCCTCGCCTCGGTGGTCATGCAGGCGCAGGTCTTCTTCACGATCCTCTTCGCGGCCTTGGTCATGGGCGAGCGTCCCGGAT
This region of Microvirga mediterraneensis genomic DNA includes:
- the fabI gene encoding enoyl-ACP reductase FabI — encoded protein: MTGLMQGKRGLIMGVANDHSIAWGIAKTLAQHGAELAFTYQGEALGKRVAPLAQSLGSELVIPCDVEDIASVDAVFETLDRTWDGLDFVVHAIGFSDKSQLKGSYVDVTTRENFSRTMVISCFSFTEIAQRAAKRMRNGGSLLTLTYGGSTRVMPNYNVMGVAKAALEASMRYIASDLGPKGIRCNAISAGPVRTLAGAGISDARLMFTYQKAHAPLRRTVTIEDIGGSALYLLSDLSNGVTGEIHYVDSGYNIISMPRPDVLKAQDAAGVTGEEG
- the fabB gene encoding beta-ketoacyl-ACP synthase I, which gives rise to MRRVVVTGMGIVSSIGNNTQEVLASLREAKSGISKAEDYTKYGFRCQVHGAPSLNPEEIVDRRAMRFHARGTAWNHVAMDQAIRDAGLEESEISNERTGIIMGSGGPSTRVIVEAADITRDKGPKRIGPFAVPKAMSSTASATLATWFKIKGVNYSISSACATSNHCVGNAYEMIQYGKQDVMFAGGCEDLDWTMSNLFDAMGAMSTKYNDTPARASRAYDANRDGFVIAGGAGVLVLEELEHAKARGARIYGEIVGYGMTSDGYDMVAPSGEGAIRCMRMALKDVHNPIDYINPHATSTPVGDQKEIEAIRQVFGSGDKCPPISATKSLTGHSLGATGVQEAIYSLLMMNNRFICESAHIDELDPEFADMNIVRKRIDDAKIDTVLSNSFGFGGTNATLVFSRHNG
- the fabA gene encoding 3-hydroxyacyl-[acyl-carrier-protein] dehydratase FabA; the protein is MARQSSFTYEELLACGRGELFGPGNAQLPLPPMLMFDRITSIGEDGGAYGKGHVLAELDVRPDLWFFPCHFKGDPVMPGCLGLDALWQMTGFFLGWGGSPGRGRALGVGEGKFSDQGLPTVKKVVYGVDLKRVFRSKLVLGIADGWLEADGRRIYEAKDMRVGLFQADAAAGG
- the irr gene encoding Fur family transcriptional regulator Irr, producing the protein MTDPLSAYIESTTAPHRKGCPVSELRDKLRRVGLRPTRQRVSLGWLLFGKGDRHITAEMLFDEASRARVPVSLATVYNTLHQFTEAGLLRQLSVDGAKAYFDTNPTEHHHFFLEEEGELVDMPETAAVSVADLPEPPAGMEVAGVEVIVRLRRKGA